The segment CCTGATCTGGTTCATACCAGCGTGGGGAAGTTAGAAGCGTCATTAATATTACTACTACTTCTGTATACATATTAGCCGGGTCCAACCATTTATTGGACACCGGCTTTTTTATGTACTTCATTAGCTTTTATAAGCTTTCCTCTTGTTGTGTTCTATATCTAGTCCTTGAATTCAAAAAAGGAGAGATTTATTATGTCAAAGTCAACATCTTCATTAAACGAACAAAGTATTTCCATCATGTCTAATTTTTCAGGTAGCAAAAAAGTATATGTAACAGGCTCTAGATCTGACATTAAAGTTCCAATGCGTGAAATCGAGTTAAGCCCGACAACCGTTACATTTGGAGAAGAGGAAAATCCTCCTGTACGTGTGTATGACACTAGCGGACCTTATACAGACCCTGATTTTTCTGTCGATATTACTAAAGGTCTTCCTGCCCTTCGTAGTTCATGGATTCAAGAACGTGGCGATGTTGAGGAATATGATGGTCGTGAAATCAAGCCTGAGGATAATGGTTATAAAGATGAAAACGACCCTCGCACTAATCATAACGTGTTTCCTGGTTTAAAGCGGAAACCGTTACGGGCCAAAAAAGGGAAAAATGTTACACAATTTCATTATGCTAGAAAAGGAATTATCACGCCTGAAATGGAATTTATCGCAATTAGAGAAAATATGAAACCTGAATTCGTACGTGAAGAAATTGCAAAAGGTCGAGCGATTATTCCTTCTAATATCAACCATCCAGAATCAGAGCCCATGATAATTGGCCGTAACTTTCATGTGAAAATAAATGCTAATATTGGCAATTCTGCTGTTTCATCTTCTATCGAAGAAGAGGTTGAAAAAATGACCTGGGCAACACGCTGGGGTGCTGATAATATTATGGATTTATCAACCGGTAAAAATATCCACACAACAAGGGAATGGATTATTCGTAACTCATCGGTTCCTGTAGGCACTGTTCCAATTTATCAAGCACTTGAAAAAGTAAATGGTGTTGCTGAAGATCTTAACTGGGAGGTTTACCGTGATACCTTAATTGAACAAGCAGAGCAAGGTGTTGATTACTTCACCATTCATGCTGGTGTTCTTTTGCGATATGTCCCGTTAACAGCTAAACGTTTAACAGGTATTGTATCTCGCGGTGGGTCTATCATGGCACAATGGTGTCTACACCACCACAAAGAAAACTTTTTATACACTCACTTTGAAGAAATCTGTGAAATCATGAAATCCTATGATGTTGCATTCTCTTTAGGGGATGGTTTACGTCCTGGGTCTATTGCAGATGCGAATGATGAAGCACAGTTTTCAGAATTAGAGACTCTTGGAGAG is part of the Sutcliffiella sp. FSL R7-0096 genome and harbors:
- the thiC gene encoding phosphomethylpyrimidine synthase ThiC, with translation MSKSTSSLNEQSISIMSNFSGSKKVYVTGSRSDIKVPMREIELSPTTVTFGEEENPPVRVYDTSGPYTDPDFSVDITKGLPALRSSWIQERGDVEEYDGREIKPEDNGYKDENDPRTNHNVFPGLKRKPLRAKKGKNVTQFHYARKGIITPEMEFIAIRENMKPEFVREEIAKGRAIIPSNINHPESEPMIIGRNFHVKINANIGNSAVSSSIEEEVEKMTWATRWGADNIMDLSTGKNIHTTREWIIRNSSVPVGTVPIYQALEKVNGVAEDLNWEVYRDTLIEQAEQGVDYFTIHAGVLLRYVPLTAKRLTGIVSRGGSIMAQWCLHHHKENFLYTHFEEICEIMKSYDVAFSLGDGLRPGSIADANDEAQFSELETLGELTKIAWEHEVQVMIEGPGHVPMHLIKENMDKQLEVCQEAPFYTLGPLTTDIAPGYDHITSAIGAAMIGWYGTAMLCYVTPKEHLGLPNRDDVRVGVVTYKIAAHAADLAKGHPGAHKRDDALSKARFEFRWRDQFNLSLDPERAIEYHDETLPAEGAKTAHFCSMCGPKFCSMRISQDIRNFAKEKELDTKEAIEIGMKEKAEQFKQSGSNIYQ